One region of Niallia sp. Man26 genomic DNA includes:
- a CDS encoding PfkB family carbohydrate kinase: protein MRIVHQGAIAIGDAFIDYLSINENNDNYEKRLGGASVNLAVHLSRFGIPSFYVTKLGNEQDSQFVQEQLAKENIKLDYSVLSKGKLLPSVYIHLDQNGDRHFHSYENKTPDDVLSVDDIKEEAFLNKLLFYFGSGTLFHEAAKEATVKAIMTAKNHGAYISFDANIRLKRWESEEHCRSTILSLLPIADIVKFSEEELLFLLEEESLDAALSRVKEMNIPLLFVTTGKAGSYAVFQGQVQHVKSKAVQAVDTTGAGDAFMGAVLYCIYTDGFPANIQKAADYACNGNIMGALIAKEPGALPNIGGYSNIAEKFFTNPHKNQLF from the coding sequence ATGAGAATAGTACATCAAGGGGCAATTGCTATCGGTGATGCTTTTATAGATTATTTGTCTATTAATGAGAACAATGACAATTATGAAAAGCGGCTTGGAGGAGCTTCTGTGAACCTGGCAGTCCATTTAAGCAGATTCGGTATTCCAAGCTTTTATGTGACAAAGCTCGGAAATGAACAAGATAGCCAGTTTGTACAGGAACAATTGGCTAAGGAAAATATTAAGCTTGATTATAGTGTGCTGTCGAAAGGAAAGCTGCTTCCAAGTGTCTACATTCATTTAGATCAAAATGGGGACAGGCATTTCCACTCCTATGAAAATAAGACACCTGATGATGTCCTGTCAGTTGATGATATTAAAGAGGAAGCCTTCTTGAATAAATTGCTGTTCTATTTTGGCTCGGGAACCTTATTTCATGAAGCGGCAAAGGAGGCAACAGTAAAAGCAATTATGACAGCAAAAAACCATGGTGCTTACATTAGCTTTGATGCCAATATCCGCTTGAAAAGATGGGAGAGCGAAGAGCATTGCCGAAGCACTATTCTGTCTTTACTGCCGATTGCTGACATTGTTAAGTTTTCAGAGGAAGAGCTTCTTTTCTTACTAGAGGAAGAAAGTCTTGATGCGGCATTGAGTAGAGTAAAAGAAATGAATATTCCCCTTTTATTTGTGACAACAGGAAAAGCCGGGTCATATGCTGTTTTTCAAGGGCAAGTGCAGCATGTTAAGAGCAAAGCAGTACAGGCAGTTGATACGACAGGGGCAGGAGATGCCTTTATGGGGGCAGTGTTATACTGTATTTATACAGATGGTTTTCCTGCCAACATTCAAAAGGCTGCTGATTATGCCTGCAATGGGAACATAATGGGTGCATTAATTGCCAAAGAACCAGGAGCATTGCCTAACATTGGAGGCTACAGCAATATTGCCGAAAAATTTTTTACTAATCCTCATAAAAACCAGCTCTTCTAA
- a CDS encoding aspartyl-phosphate phosphatase Spo0E family protein, translating into MPNISKETEDIKELLRMIDHLRDELVQIASSEGFSSPNTIRTSQLLDSYIVKYQRMCKKKKD; encoded by the coding sequence ATGCCAAACATTTCGAAGGAAACGGAAGACATCAAGGAATTGCTGCGAATGATAGACCATTTAAGGGATGAGTTGGTCCAAATTGCTTCAAGCGAAGGCTTTTCAAGTCCAAATACAATCAGGACAAGCCAGCTGCTTGATTCCTATATAGTTAAGTACCAACGAATGTGCAAAAAAAAGAAAGATTAA
- a CDS encoding phosphoglycerate dehydrogenase — translation MTNILLSLSEGFTKEKRKLEEELGKLGVSVTSITTKKESITDYLHDAEIIVTGVERIDRDTIANAPNLKYISKFGTGVDNIDLAAASERDIMVTNTPGQNASSVADLAIGLMLSVSRNLTKSNEIVKNGKWLLHMGNEIEGKRLGIIGFGEIGKKVAKRATGFDMDIVAFANYQDEKEAKRLGVQFVSLEELLATSDYVVISTSLKKSTYHLINETRLSLMKSSAYLINIARGDLIDEKALIACLKANKIKGAALDVFSKEPPVLELVELDNVICSSHIGGATEECSARIGDMVLGNIKSYLRKGEIQHKVTIND, via the coding sequence ATGACAAATATTTTACTGTCTTTAAGTGAGGGTTTTACGAAAGAGAAGCGAAAGCTCGAGGAGGAATTAGGCAAGCTTGGTGTTTCGGTAACAAGTATTACAACAAAAAAGGAAAGTATAACAGATTACCTGCATGATGCAGAAATTATTGTGACTGGGGTAGAGCGGATTGATCGAGACACGATAGCAAATGCTCCAAATCTCAAATATATTTCCAAGTTTGGGACTGGTGTTGATAATATTGACTTGGCTGCTGCATCAGAACGGGACATTATGGTTACAAATACTCCCGGCCAAAATGCATCTTCTGTTGCAGACCTTGCAATAGGTTTGATGCTGTCTGTTTCAAGAAATTTAACAAAATCAAATGAAATAGTTAAAAACGGCAAATGGCTGCTGCATATGGGCAATGAAATTGAAGGAAAGCGGCTTGGAATCATTGGATTTGGAGAAATTGGAAAAAAAGTTGCCAAGCGGGCAACAGGTTTCGATATGGATATAGTCGCATTTGCAAATTACCAAGATGAAAAAGAAGCAAAAAGGCTTGGTGTGCAATTTGTCAGTCTGGAAGAACTGCTAGCCACATCTGATTATGTAGTAATCAGCACTAGTCTAAAAAAATCAACTTATCATTTAATAAATGAAACGAGACTTTCCTTAATGAAAAGCTCTGCTTATTTAATCAATATTGCTAGAGGAGATTTAATCGATGAAAAGGCGCTTATCGCCTGTTTAAAAGCTAACAAGATAAAAGGAGCTGCATTAGATGTTTTTAGCAAGGAACCGCCTGTGCTTGAATTAGTTGAGCTTGATAATGTTATCTGTTCTAGTCATATAGGCGGGGCTACAGAGGAATGTTCAGCGAGAATAGGAGATATGGTGCTAGGAAATATTAAAAGCTACTTACGAAAAGGAGAAATACAACATAAAGTGACAATAAACGACTAA
- a CDS encoding amino acid permease, whose translation MNIFRKKAVSTSSATSLNRVLGAFDLTMLGVGAIVGTGIFVLTGVAAAKYAGPALILSFIIAGLACTFAALCYSEFASMIPESGSAYTYSYVAFGEVIAWILGWDLVLEYGLASAAVASGWSGYFQGLLAGFGIHLPTFMTSAYNPAAGTYIDIPAIVIVFIITLVLTRGIKESSKLNIVMVVIKIAVVLLFIAVGVWYVKPDNWAPFMPFGFQGVATGAAVVVFAYFGFDAVSTAAEEVKNPQRNLPIGIISALAICTVLYIIVSLILTGIVPFAQLDVKDPVAFALAFINQNWAAGLISLGAIIGITTVLMVMMFGQTRLFYAISKDGLLPKPLQKVSPKSQVPIVSTWVTSALVATFAGLVPLNQLAELTNIGTLFAFSAVSLGVIVLRVKQPDLKRGFRTPFVPLIPGLAIVFCVYLMLQLSSFTWKGFAVWLTIGLVIYIGYGYRNSKLNANKASS comes from the coding sequence ATGAACATTTTTCGTAAAAAAGCTGTTTCCACTAGCTCAGCTACTTCGTTAAATCGTGTACTTGGCGCATTTGACTTAACCATGCTAGGTGTCGGCGCAATTGTTGGAACAGGGATATTTGTTCTGACAGGTGTAGCAGCAGCAAAGTATGCCGGACCTGCACTTATACTTTCATTTATTATCGCTGGGCTTGCATGTACATTCGCAGCTTTATGCTACTCTGAGTTTGCATCGATGATACCAGAATCAGGCAGTGCATACACATATAGTTATGTAGCTTTTGGAGAGGTTATCGCATGGATACTCGGCTGGGACTTAGTGCTAGAATACGGACTCGCATCGGCTGCGGTTGCAAGCGGATGGTCCGGATATTTCCAAGGCTTGCTTGCAGGATTTGGCATCCATTTGCCGACCTTCATGACAAGTGCTTATAATCCTGCAGCAGGCACGTATATTGATATCCCTGCCATAGTAATCGTATTTATTATTACACTCGTATTAACGAGAGGGATTAAAGAATCATCGAAGCTGAACATCGTGATGGTTGTCATCAAGATTGCTGTTGTTCTATTATTTATCGCAGTTGGGGTTTGGTACGTAAAACCAGATAACTGGGCACCGTTTATGCCATTCGGTTTCCAAGGTGTCGCCACAGGTGCAGCAGTTGTTGTGTTTGCATACTTCGGTTTTGACGCAGTTTCCACAGCAGCTGAAGAAGTAAAGAATCCGCAGCGGAACTTGCCGATCGGAATCATATCTGCATTAGCTATCTGTACAGTTCTATATATTATTGTATCCCTTATTTTGACTGGAATTGTGCCTTTCGCACAGCTTGACGTTAAAGATCCAGTAGCATTCGCATTGGCTTTTATAAATCAAAACTGGGCTGCCGGTCTCATTTCACTAGGTGCCATCATTGGTATTACAACCGTTTTAATGGTAATGATGTTTGGGCAAACTCGTTTGTTCTATGCAATCAGCAAAGACGGTCTATTACCGAAACCTTTGCAAAAAGTCAGCCCAAAGAGCCAAGTGCCAATTGTCAGCACATGGGTCACTTCTGCTTTAGTTGCTACTTTCGCAGGGCTTGTCCCACTTAACCAGCTAGCAGAGCTTACAAATATCGGTACATTATTCGCATTTTCAGCAGTTTCACTAGGAGTCATCGTATTGAGAGTCAAACAGCCTGATTTAAAGAGAGGCTTTAGAACACCGTTTGTTCCGCTTATCCCAGGCTTGGCCATTGTTTTCTGTGTATACCTTATGCTTCAGCTAAGCTCATTTACATGGAAAGGATTTGCTGTATGGCTGACAATCGGACTAGTTATCTATATCGGATACGGCTACAGAAACAGCAAGCTTAACGCAAATAAAGCATCATCCTAA
- a CDS encoding undecaprenyl-diphosphate phosphatase, with protein MDVLWEIVVAIILGIVEGLTEFAPVSSTGHMIIVDDLLLKSGELFNPQVANTFKVVIQLGSILAVVILFWGRFMNLLGLKKDINGKKIEGPKLSLVQIIIGLLPAAVLGFLFEDYIDSKLFGIRTVVYALIAGAVLMIIADYVQKKKKITAETVDQITNKQAFFIGLFQCIALWPGFSRSGSTISGGVLMGLSHRAAADFTFIMAVPIMAGASFLSLLKNWEYITGDVLPFFIAGFISAFIFALISIRFFLKLINRVKLVPFAIYRILIAVIIILVFF; from the coding sequence TTGGACGTTTTATGGGAAATAGTTGTCGCCATCATCTTAGGGATTGTGGAAGGACTAACAGAATTTGCACCTGTTTCCTCAACAGGTCATATGATCATCGTGGATGATTTGCTGCTTAAATCTGGAGAATTGTTTAACCCTCAGGTTGCCAATACTTTCAAGGTGGTTATTCAATTAGGGTCTATTTTAGCTGTTGTCATTCTTTTCTGGGGTCGTTTTATGAATTTACTTGGCCTGAAAAAAGATATTAACGGCAAAAAAATCGAAGGACCTAAATTAAGTCTTGTACAAATTATTATCGGTTTACTGCCTGCTGCAGTTCTTGGCTTCCTTTTTGAAGACTATATCGATTCGAAGCTCTTTGGCATTCGCACAGTCGTTTACGCATTGATTGCTGGAGCTGTTTTAATGATTATTGCTGATTATGTACAAAAAAAGAAAAAAATCACAGCAGAAACTGTCGATCAAATCACTAATAAACAGGCATTCTTCATCGGCTTGTTCCAGTGTATCGCTTTATGGCCTGGTTTTTCCCGCTCTGGATCTACTATATCAGGGGGAGTGCTGATGGGCTTAAGCCACCGCGCTGCAGCAGACTTCACCTTCATCATGGCAGTTCCAATCATGGCAGGAGCAAGCTTTTTATCACTATTGAAGAACTGGGAATACATAACTGGAGATGTTCTGCCGTTTTTCATCGCAGGCTTTATCAGCGCATTTATATTCGCATTGATTTCCATTAGATTCTTCTTAAAATTAATAAACAGAGTTAAATTGGTGCCATTTGCCATTTACCGCATCCTTATAGCGGTTATCATCATTCTTGTATTCTTCTAA
- the hxlA gene encoding 3-hexulose-6-phosphate synthase, whose amino-acid sequence MKLQLALDLVNIPQAIEVVSQVADHVDVVEIGTPVVINEGLRAVKELKDAFPNVTVLADLKIMDAAGYEVSQAAAAGADIVTILAVAEDESIKGAVAEAKKQNKQILVDMIAVKDIKARAKELDELGVDYICVHTGYDLQAVGKNSFEDLKAIKSVVKNAKTAVAGGIKLDTLPEVIAAQPDLIIVGGGITGQDNLQETAAKFKELILQG is encoded by the coding sequence ATGAAATTACAATTAGCATTAGATTTAGTAAATATCCCGCAAGCAATTGAAGTAGTATCTCAAGTAGCAGATCATGTTGACGTTGTTGAAATCGGAACACCGGTTGTTATAAACGAAGGTCTTCGCGCTGTTAAAGAACTGAAAGATGCATTCCCAAACGTGACAGTTCTTGCTGATTTAAAAATCATGGACGCTGCTGGTTATGAAGTAAGTCAAGCTGCTGCTGCAGGAGCTGACATCGTAACAATTCTTGCCGTTGCAGAAGATGAATCCATCAAGGGTGCTGTAGCTGAAGCGAAAAAGCAAAACAAACAAATCCTCGTTGATATGATTGCTGTAAAAGATATTAAAGCACGTGCTAAAGAACTAGATGAGCTCGGTGTAGACTATATTTGTGTACACACTGGCTATGATTTGCAAGCAGTCGGCAAAAACTCTTTTGAAGACTTGAAAGCAATTAAAAGTGTCGTAAAAAATGCAAAAACAGCTGTTGCAGGCGGAATTAAGTTAGATACTCTTCCTGAGGTTATTGCAGCACAGCCTGATTTAATTATTGTCGGCGGCGGCATCACAGGCCAAGATAACTTACAAGAGACTGCTGCTAAGTTTAAAGAATTGATCCTTCAAGGGTAA
- a CDS encoding helix-turn-helix domain-containing protein, producing MSRMEDKVFNCEKELTLGIIGGKWKMLILWHLGKEGTKRFGELKALMPGITQRMLVNQLRELEEDLIVKRVVYPVVPPKVEYSLTKEGESLMPILDSMYNWGKNYIETVLDSPPEIRDISTN from the coding sequence ATGAGCCGCATGGAAGATAAGGTCTTCAATTGTGAGAAAGAGCTGACTTTAGGTATTATCGGCGGAAAGTGGAAAATGCTGATTTTATGGCATCTCGGCAAAGAGGGGACGAAAAGATTTGGTGAGTTAAAGGCATTAATGCCAGGTATTACACAAAGAATGCTTGTAAACCAGCTTCGTGAACTAGAGGAAGATCTTATTGTAAAAAGAGTCGTTTATCCAGTCGTTCCGCCGAAGGTTGAATATTCCCTTACGAAAGAAGGGGAAAGCTTAATGCCTATCCTCGACAGCATGTACAATTGGGGTAAAAATTATATAGAAACTGTTCTGGACAGTCCGCCTGAAATCAGGGATATAAGTACAAACTAA
- a CDS encoding MarR family transcriptional regulator: MNYYLGVKAISSKKIKDVVDRYVDINFSVNRKLDNLIRMEIGDVLTCEQHYTMRHINQVKVCTSSELAAVFGVNKSAITSIINRLFEKEWIERTRDEKDRRVIYLTLTEKGNAIFTKMEERIHRLVESLINKFDDQEISGFLATFEKLDKLIEENKDTKTEVKE, encoded by the coding sequence TTGAACTATTATTTGGGGGTGAAAGCAATCAGCAGCAAAAAAATTAAAGATGTCGTCGATAGGTATGTAGACATCAATTTCTCTGTAAACCGGAAATTGGATAATCTCATTAGAATGGAAATCGGAGATGTTCTCACTTGTGAACAGCACTACACAATGCGCCACATTAACCAAGTGAAGGTTTGTACATCTTCTGAACTGGCTGCAGTGTTCGGTGTTAATAAAAGTGCGATTACATCTATTATTAATAGACTTTTTGAAAAAGAATGGATTGAACGCACAAGGGATGAAAAAGATCGAAGAGTCATTTATTTGACATTAACAGAAAAAGGCAATGCGATTTTTACGAAAATGGAAGAAAGAATACATCGCTTAGTGGAGAGTCTTATCAATAAATTTGATGATCAGGAAATTTCAGGCTTTTTAGCAACGTTTGAAAAGCTGGACAAATTAATAGAAGAAAATAAAGATACGAAGACGGAGGTCAAAGAGTGA
- a CDS encoding hotdog fold thioesterase: protein MHMKFTNENTLMERLGIEITEVKEDGTCIATMPVDERTRQPFGYLHGGASVALAETVASLGAASLVDLESTAVFGQEINANHIRSKKDGIVTAIASVIHQGKSSMVYEIKIQDEEGKLISISRCTIAVVNKRK from the coding sequence ATGCATATGAAATTCACTAATGAAAACACACTTATGGAAAGACTGGGAATTGAAATAACAGAAGTAAAAGAAGATGGAACATGCATTGCCACAATGCCTGTTGATGAAAGAACAAGACAGCCTTTTGGCTACTTGCACGGCGGCGCTTCTGTTGCCTTAGCAGAAACGGTTGCAAGCTTAGGTGCTGCAAGTCTTGTCGATTTAGAAAGCACAGCTGTCTTTGGCCAGGAAATTAATGCTAATCATATCCGCTCCAAAAAAGACGGAATCGTTACAGCAATCGCTTCTGTCATCCATCAAGGAAAAAGCAGCATGGTATATGAAATAAAAATTCAGGATGAAGAAGGCAAACTCATATCGATTTCCCGCTGCACGATTGCAGTCGTGAATAAGCGTAAATAA
- a CDS encoding AI-2E family transporter, whose protein sequence is MGEYKNIFANKDIKRFFILVLFAVILYAVSSMINLILFTFIFAFLMDRFVELFSKRLPIKRSIIAIALYIIVIGALVYGISAYLPVFIEEIKQLVRNIIRFYMRPNDNPVINYMIETISRYQVLNYLEQGFSFVLGYFTNIGKLGLQLFLAIILSLFYLLEKDRLKQFSHKFNESKIAPIYRELSYFGSKFAGTFGKVIEAQFIIALVNCGLTTISLYFLGFPQLFGIAMMIFILGLIPVAGVIISLIPLCIIAFSIGGIAKVVTVIIIVMVVHAIEAYILNPKLMSSKTDLPVFFTFIVLIFSEHFFGVWGLIVGIPIFIFLLDILEVKDKNRI, encoded by the coding sequence ATGGGTGAGTACAAAAATATCTTTGCTAACAAGGATATAAAGAGATTCTTTATTCTTGTTTTGTTTGCTGTCATCCTCTATGCAGTGAGCAGTATGATTAACTTAATATTATTTACGTTCATCTTTGCTTTTTTGATGGATCGATTTGTCGAGTTATTTTCCAAAAGACTTCCTATAAAGCGGAGCATTATTGCCATCGCATTATATATCATTGTCATAGGTGCGCTAGTGTACGGAATTTCCGCCTATTTGCCAGTCTTTATTGAAGAAATTAAACAATTGGTGCGCAATATAATCCGTTTTTACATGAGACCGAATGATAATCCGGTTATCAACTACATGATAGAGACAATTAGCCGTTATCAGGTCCTTAATTATTTAGAGCAGGGCTTTTCCTTCGTTCTCGGTTATTTTACGAATATCGGTAAACTTGGTCTGCAGCTGTTTTTGGCTATTATTTTAAGCTTGTTTTACTTATTGGAGAAAGACCGGCTCAAGCAGTTTTCTCATAAGTTCAATGAAAGCAAGATTGCTCCGATTTATCGTGAATTGAGTTATTTTGGGAGTAAATTTGCTGGAACCTTTGGCAAGGTAATTGAGGCACAATTCATTATTGCTTTAGTAAACTGTGGCTTGACGACGATTTCCTTATACTTTCTAGGTTTCCCGCAGCTGTTTGGCATTGCCATGATGATCTTCATATTAGGGCTTATTCCTGTTGCGGGCGTCATTATTTCGTTGATTCCATTATGTATCATTGCGTTTTCGATAGGCGGTATTGCGAAGGTAGTAACAGTCATTATTATTGTAATGGTAGTGCATGCAATTGAAGCATATATACTTAATCCGAAGCTTATGTCCTCAAAAACTGACTTACCTGTATTTTTTACCTTTATTGTCCTGATTTTTTCAGAGCATTTCTTTGGGGTATGGGGACTGATTGTAGGTATTCCAATTTTTATTTTCTTATTGGATATTTTAGAGGTTAAGGATAAAAATAGGATTTAA
- a CDS encoding MMPL family transporter, with protein sequence MNSILKGKWIVLVLWIAAIVGLFMIAPNMGDLVREKGQVSVPDTFSSAKATEIMDEIQSQENQGDQSSVALVFHSSKKLTAEEKAETEKAVKKLEADKEKLGITEILSSFTDESLKDQLVSDDGKTILVSLKVSWNDREAEEVSKALYDELEEFKVDHYYTSNWMIDQDLTTSSEEGLKKTEGITVVFILAVLLIVFRSVIAPFIPLITVGLSYLASQSIVSILVDKFDFPISNYTQIFLVAVLFGIGTDYCILLLSRFKEEMMHSESIAEAIVETYRNAGRTVLFSGIAVMIGFAAIGFSQFKLYQSASAVAVGVALLLVALFTVVPAIMVLLGKKIFWPSKGSAEHGDSKIWEIAGRFSIKRPIIALAIVAAITVPFLVTYDGTLSFNSLDEIGDDAPSIKAFNAIADSFGPGESMTTTITIKNDEEMDSIEYLGLAENISKELEKVDLVKDVRSVTRPTGEPIEDLYISKQAETLEEGLGEGKDGIDQISDGLHEAGDQLSKSGPQLNDATSGINDLIKGTDEVKTNLGTIQTNLAKIEDGIRQGSAGSDEIKAGLETAKSGAEDLLKYHQQLLAGYEQTESNLSTLLTNYKKTEDGLKELNDGFAKIEPDYFTGLEQRYNGISSDLAYKGIKEAVQGAQNNLPNLYSGIMNINAGLVKLQAGVSEANNTYGEILENQAAVSTGLEQLIAGIEQQQAGLNQLADGQGQIVDNMPKLTGGLTSISDGQKQLLDGFGDINGQLGDLTEGLNQSADGLDQVSDGLNSATDYLSGLSKNDQNQFYLPEEVLESDDFQGALDAYLSKNNKIMTMDVVFSANPYSNEAINQIDDIKDTVERATTGTKLENAEVAVGGITSTNADLRTMSNQDYSKTVLWMLVGIGIVLIFLFRSIIMPAYIIGSLILTFYTAMGINEAIYVNLLGYTGISWAVPFFGFVILVALGVDYSIFLMDRFNEYRDLSIGEAMLEAMKKMGTVIISAAVILGGTFAAMMPSGMLSLLQIASIVLVGLFLYALIILPLFIPVMVKNFGEANWWPFKRPNNE encoded by the coding sequence GTGAATAGCATTCTCAAAGGAAAATGGATTGTTCTTGTTCTGTGGATAGCAGCTATTGTCGGGCTGTTTATGATTGCTCCGAATATGGGGGATCTTGTCAGAGAGAAAGGGCAGGTAAGTGTGCCAGATACTTTTTCCTCTGCAAAAGCAACAGAAATCATGGATGAGATTCAAAGCCAAGAGAACCAAGGTGATCAGTCGTCAGTTGCACTTGTTTTTCATAGCAGCAAGAAATTGACTGCAGAGGAAAAGGCAGAAACTGAGAAGGCTGTTAAAAAGCTAGAAGCAGACAAGGAAAAGCTTGGCATCACAGAAATTCTCTCCTCTTTCACAGATGAAAGTCTTAAAGACCAGCTCGTCTCTGACGATGGCAAAACCATTCTTGTATCACTAAAGGTCAGCTGGAATGACAGAGAAGCAGAAGAAGTCAGTAAGGCATTATATGACGAATTAGAAGAGTTTAAAGTAGATCATTATTATACAAGTAATTGGATGATTGACCAAGACTTAACAACAAGCTCAGAAGAAGGCTTAAAAAAGACAGAAGGTATAACGGTCGTATTTATACTTGCTGTACTTTTAATAGTATTCCGTTCGGTTATAGCGCCGTTCATACCGCTTATAACAGTCGGATTGAGCTATTTGGCTTCCCAGTCAATCGTATCTATCCTTGTTGATAAATTCGATTTCCCTATCTCTAATTACACACAAATCTTCCTTGTTGCCGTTCTATTTGGTATCGGTACAGATTACTGCATTCTTTTATTAAGCAGATTTAAGGAAGAGATGATGCATAGCGAAAGTATTGCAGAAGCTATTGTTGAGACATATCGAAATGCAGGAAGAACAGTGCTGTTCAGCGGAATAGCAGTTATGATCGGGTTTGCTGCTATCGGCTTCTCTCAGTTTAAGCTGTATCAATCAGCATCAGCAGTTGCTGTTGGTGTAGCATTATTATTAGTAGCGTTATTTACAGTCGTACCTGCCATTATGGTGCTGCTCGGGAAGAAGATCTTTTGGCCTTCAAAAGGCAGTGCAGAGCATGGTGACAGTAAAATCTGGGAGATTGCCGGCCGCTTCTCCATCAAGCGCCCTATTATTGCACTTGCCATTGTTGCTGCAATCACTGTTCCATTCCTTGTTACATATGATGGAACACTTTCCTTTAACTCATTGGATGAAATCGGCGACGATGCACCGTCCATCAAAGCTTTCAACGCAATTGCTGACAGCTTTGGTCCAGGTGAATCGATGACAACAACCATTACCATTAAAAATGATGAAGAAATGGATTCTATTGAATATCTAGGCTTGGCAGAAAACATCAGCAAGGAATTAGAGAAAGTAGACCTTGTTAAAGATGTCCGCTCTGTCACAAGACCTACAGGAGAACCAATCGAAGATTTGTATATTTCCAAGCAGGCTGAAACATTAGAAGAAGGCCTTGGCGAAGGAAAGGACGGCATTGATCAAATCAGCGATGGCTTGCATGAAGCAGGCGATCAGCTGTCCAAATCAGGACCTCAGTTAAATGACGCAACAAGTGGCATTAATGACTTGATTAAAGGTACTGATGAAGTTAAAACAAATTTAGGTACAATACAGACGAACTTAGCTAAAATAGAAGACGGTATCCGTCAAGGTTCTGCTGGGTCTGATGAGATTAAAGCAGGACTGGAGACAGCGAAGTCAGGTGCTGAAGATCTTCTTAAGTATCATCAGCAATTGCTGGCTGGCTATGAACAAACAGAATCAAACTTGTCTACACTTCTTACTAATTACAAGAAGACTGAAGATGGTTTAAAAGAACTTAATGACGGTTTTGCTAAGATTGAGCCTGATTACTTTACCGGTCTTGAACAAAGATACAATGGTATTAGCAGTGACCTTGCTTATAAAGGTATAAAAGAGGCAGTGCAGGGCGCACAAAATAACTTACCTAATTTATATAGTGGTATTATGAACATAAACGCAGGCTTAGTTAAACTTCAAGCAGGTGTCAGTGAAGCCAACAACACATATGGCGAAATTTTAGAAAATCAAGCTGCTGTAAGTACAGGCCTAGAACAGCTCATCGCAGGCATCGAACAACAACAAGCCGGCTTAAACCAATTAGCTGACGGCCAAGGACAAATTGTCGATAATATGCCGAAGCTGACAGGCGGACTTACAAGCATTAGTGATGGACAAAAGCAGCTGCTTGATGGATTTGGTGACATTAACGGACAGCTTGGCGATTTGACTGAGGGCTTGAATCAAAGTGCTGACGGGCTTGATCAAGTGTCAGACGGCTTGAACTCAGCAACAGATTATTTATCTGGTTTATCCAAAAATGACCAAAATCAATTTTATTTGCCTGAGGAGGTGCTAGAAAGTGATGACTTCCAAGGGGCTTTAGATGCTTACTTATCTAAAAATAATAAAATTATGACAATGGATGTAGTCTTTTCAGCGAACCCTTATTCTAATGAAGCAATCAACCAAATTGACGATATAAAGGATACGGTGGAAAGAGCAACTACGGGAACGAAATTAGAAAATGCAGAAGTGGCAGTTGGGGGAATTACCAGCACCAATGCGGATTTGCGCACAATGTCTAATCAGGATTACTCGAAAACGGTGCTGTGGATGCTTGTAGGAATTGGAATCGTCCTCATTTTCTTATTCCGTTCCATCATCATGCCGGCATATATTATCGGTTCACTTATTTTGACATTCTATACAGCGATGGGAATCAATGAAGCGATTTACGTCAATCTGTTAGGATACACGGGAATAAGCTGGGCTGTTCCGTTCTTCGGATTTGTTATTCTTGTCGCACTTGGAGTGGACTATAGTATCTTCTTAATGGATCGCTTCAATGAATACAGAGATTTATCGATTGGAGAAGCAATGCTTGAAGCAATGAAGAAAATGGGGACTGTCATTATCTCAGCAGCAGTCATTTTAGGTGGGACGTTTGCAGCGATGATGCCATCTGGCATGCTGTCACTGCTGCAAATAGCAAGCATTGTTTTAGTTGGCTTGTTCCTGTATGCATTGATTATCCTGCCGCTATTTATCCCTGTTATGGTCAAGAATTTCGGTGAAGCAAACTGGTGGCCATTTAAACGGCCAAATAATGAGTAA